A genomic stretch from Frigoribacterium sp. PvP032 includes:
- a CDS encoding dihydroxyacetone kinase family protein — protein MTILEYDATTFADEALDGFAAAHGSLRRVDGGVVRRDRLADGQVAVVVGGGSGHYPAFAGLVGPGLAAGVAYGNIFASPSAGQVCRVSRAVQRGGGVVLSFGNYAGDVLNFGQAAERLRAEGVDVRVVAVTDDIASGGRDEIAKRRGIAGDLTVFKVLGAAAEAGHDLDRVEQLGRRANDRTRSFGVAFSGCTLPGATEPLFTVPEGRMSIGLGIHGEPGVGEADLPSARELAELLVGSLLAEAPEDAGDRVVVLLNGLGTYKYEELFVLYGHVARLLDEAGVTIVQPEVGELVTSLDMSGVSATFFWVDAELEQLWGSPASSPAFRKGAVETHDDRTGDDRAPDEVPAVLPVDDLRHARVGGPLLAGLERVAEMVVASEDEFGRLDAVAGDGDHGIGMARGITAALASARAAVERGAGVSTVLAEAGEGWAEHAGGTSGALWGVCLTSAGAALAAEADLRDPRASARAAAAGLAAIQRLGGAEVGDKTLVDAFVPLVDALHRAAADGLDLPDAWARAAEAADEAADATAHLRPRLGRARPLAEKSVGHPDAGAVSFSRIAGVVARETAIPIAAPDAPTPTPTPTPTLIQTSQEA, from the coding sequence ATGACCATCCTCGAGTACGACGCGACGACGTTCGCCGACGAGGCCCTCGACGGCTTCGCGGCCGCCCACGGGTCGCTCCGCCGCGTGGACGGCGGCGTCGTGCGACGCGACCGCCTGGCCGACGGCCAGGTCGCGGTCGTCGTCGGCGGCGGCTCCGGCCACTACCCGGCCTTCGCCGGGCTCGTCGGTCCCGGCCTGGCCGCCGGCGTGGCCTACGGCAACATCTTCGCCTCCCCGTCGGCCGGCCAGGTCTGCCGCGTCTCGCGGGCCGTCCAGCGCGGCGGAGGGGTGGTGCTGTCGTTCGGCAACTACGCCGGGGACGTGCTGAACTTCGGCCAGGCCGCCGAGCGCCTCCGGGCGGAGGGCGTCGACGTGCGCGTCGTCGCCGTGACCGACGACATCGCCAGCGGCGGTCGTGACGAGATCGCGAAGCGCCGGGGCATCGCCGGAGACCTCACGGTGTTCAAGGTGCTCGGCGCCGCGGCCGAGGCGGGCCACGACCTCGACCGCGTCGAGCAGCTCGGGCGCCGCGCGAACGACCGCACCCGTTCCTTCGGGGTCGCGTTCTCGGGCTGCACCCTGCCGGGAGCGACCGAGCCGCTCTTCACCGTGCCGGAGGGGCGCATGTCCATCGGCCTCGGCATCCACGGCGAGCCCGGCGTCGGCGAGGCGGACCTGCCGTCGGCTCGCGAGCTGGCCGAGCTGCTGGTGGGCTCGTTGCTCGCGGAGGCGCCCGAGGACGCTGGAGACCGGGTCGTCGTCCTGCTGAACGGCCTCGGCACCTACAAGTACGAGGAGCTCTTCGTGCTCTACGGCCACGTCGCGCGCCTGCTCGACGAGGCGGGCGTGACCATCGTGCAGCCCGAGGTCGGCGAGCTCGTCACGAGCCTCGACATGTCGGGCGTGTCAGCGACCTTCTTCTGGGTCGACGCCGAGCTCGAGCAGCTCTGGGGGAGCCCCGCCTCGAGCCCCGCCTTCCGCAAGGGTGCCGTCGAGACGCACGACGACCGCACCGGGGACGACCGCGCGCCCGACGAGGTGCCTGCCGTGCTCCCGGTCGACGACCTGCGTCACGCCCGCGTCGGCGGCCCCCTGCTGGCGGGGCTCGAACGCGTCGCGGAGATGGTGGTGGCGTCCGAGGACGAGTTCGGGCGCCTCGACGCGGTGGCCGGCGACGGCGACCACGGGATCGGCATGGCGCGCGGCATCACCGCGGCTCTGGCCTCGGCTCGTGCGGCCGTCGAGCGCGGGGCCGGTGTCTCCACGGTGCTGGCCGAGGCCGGCGAGGGCTGGGCGGAGCACGCCGGGGGCACCTCGGGCGCGCTCTGGGGCGTCTGCCTCACCAGCGCCGGGGCCGCCCTGGCCGCCGAGGCCGATCTCCGTGATCCGCGGGCCTCGGCACGCGCCGCCGCGGCGGGACTCGCGGCGATACAGCGTCTCGGCGGCGCCGAGGTCGGCGACAAGACCCTGGTCGACGCGTTCGTCCCCCTGGTCGATGCCCTGCACCGGGCGGCGGCGGACGGCCTGGACCTGCCGGACGCGTGGGCGCGTGCCGCAGAGGCAGCCGACGAGGCGGCCGACGCGACCGCGCACCTCCGCCCCCGCCTCGGCCGTGCCCGGCCCCTCGCCGAGAAGAGCGTCGGCCACCCGGACGCGGGCGCCGTCTCGTTCTCGCGCATCGCCGGCGTCGTCGCTCGTGAGACGGCGATCCCGATCGCGGCACCCGACGCCCCGACACCGACACCGACACCGACCCCGACCCTGATCCAGACCAGCCAGGAGGCCTGA
- a CDS encoding ribose-5-phosphate isomerase translates to MREPLRIVVGCDDAGFEYKERLRADLEGDDRVASVVDVGVGPDGHTAYPHVAVEAARMVADGRADRALLVCGTGLGVAIAANKVPGVRAVTAHDGFSVERAVLSNDAQVLCFGQRVVGIELARRLASEWLDHRFDPTSASAAKVDAISSYEESPEGSAA, encoded by the coding sequence GTGAGAGAACCACTGCGCATCGTCGTCGGCTGCGACGACGCCGGCTTCGAGTACAAGGAGAGGCTGCGCGCCGACCTCGAGGGCGACGACCGCGTCGCGAGCGTGGTCGACGTCGGCGTCGGCCCCGACGGGCACACCGCGTACCCGCACGTCGCGGTCGAGGCCGCCCGGATGGTCGCCGACGGCCGTGCCGACCGTGCCCTGCTGGTCTGCGGCACCGGGCTCGGGGTGGCGATCGCCGCGAACAAGGTGCCAGGGGTCCGTGCCGTGACAGCGCACGACGGCTTCTCGGTAGAACGAGCCGTGCTCTCGAACGACGCCCAGGTGCTCTGCTTCGGGCAGCGCGTCGTCGGCATCGAGCTCGCGCGCCGTCTCGCCTCGGAGTGGCTCGACCACCGCTTCGACCCCACCAGCGCGTCGGCCGCCAAGGTCGACGCCATCAGCTCGTACGAGGAATCCCCGGAAGGATCCGCAGCATGA